The Novipirellula caenicola genome includes a region encoding these proteins:
- a CDS encoding NAD(P)/FAD-dependent oxidoreductase, whose product MMPATTTATIVGGGAIGLSLAWELSKRGIQSRVLEQRRIAESTSTIAGGILPPANLDRATDPLDQLRGLSHRLFPEWAEQLKQITGIDIGLRRCGGWYLASSAGEKAVMLGMSDYWSEMQIQCERGTIDSLQANEPALARWLSQHPDTQPWWVPDEYQIDSPLYIDALHQACLAAGVTVSQQTAVLDVRNDETSAAVQTAEGWIDSDMVIVCGGSWTGLVSPELRLTHSLIPIRGQILVVKTERPLLRSVINIGNRYVLCRDDGRTLIGSCEEEVGFDKTTTDDMIETLRRFAVDLVPELASAATVQKCAGLRPLTFDGFPMIGRVPDQPCLYVASGHYRSGIHFSPATAVCLADVITGQTPTIDLQPFRVGKQQQKGSDTFKST is encoded by the coding sequence ATGATGCCCGCCACTACCACCGCAACCATCGTCGGCGGCGGTGCGATCGGACTCAGCCTGGCCTGGGAACTTTCCAAGCGAGGCATCCAATCGCGAGTGCTCGAGCAACGCCGGATTGCCGAAAGCACGTCGACGATTGCCGGTGGCATTCTGCCGCCCGCTAATCTCGATCGCGCCACCGATCCGCTGGACCAGCTCCGCGGGCTAAGTCATCGATTGTTTCCCGAGTGGGCCGAGCAACTCAAACAGATCACAGGAATCGACATTGGACTGCGTCGCTGTGGTGGCTGGTACTTGGCCAGTTCCGCGGGCGAAAAAGCGGTGATGCTGGGGATGTCCGATTACTGGAGCGAGATGCAGATCCAGTGCGAACGGGGCACAATCGATTCGCTGCAAGCGAATGAACCCGCACTCGCTAGGTGGCTTTCGCAGCATCCTGACACCCAGCCATGGTGGGTGCCCGATGAATACCAAATCGACTCGCCGCTTTACATCGACGCATTACACCAAGCGTGTCTTGCCGCCGGAGTCACGGTTTCGCAGCAAACTGCGGTACTGGATGTCCGCAACGACGAAACCTCGGCGGCAGTGCAAACCGCCGAGGGCTGGATCGACAGTGACATGGTGATCGTTTGTGGCGGATCCTGGACAGGACTGGTATCGCCGGAATTGCGACTGACGCACAGCTTGATTCCGATTCGAGGCCAAATTTTAGTCGTCAAAACGGAACGTCCTCTGCTTCGCTCGGTCATCAACATCGGCAATCGTTACGTGCTGTGTCGTGATGATGGACGGACGTTGATCGGATCGTGCGAAGAAGAAGTCGGCTTTGACAAAACGACCACTGACGACATGATCGAAACGCTTCGCCGGTTCGCTGTCGACTTGGTCCCTGAGCTAGCCTCGGCTGCGACGGTGCAAAAGTGCGCAGGGCTACGTCCATTGACGTTCGACGGGTTTCCGATGATTGGCCGCGTCCCCGATCAGCCTTGTCTGTACGTGGCATCGGGTCATTATCGCAGCGGCATCCATTTCTCGCCCGCCACTGCGGTCTGTCTCGCCGACGTAATCACCGGCCAAACGCCAACGATCGATCTGCAACCCTTCCGGGTCGGCAAGCAACAACAAAAGGGGTCCGACACCTTCAAGTCGACCTAG
- a CDS encoding TIGR04282 family arsenosugar biosynthesis glycosyltransferase, translated as MPHPASELTLGIMAKYWTPGSVKTRLGQSIGMKAAAEIHREFVLHLCNRLAAVRDRRVLSIAPDSATTWVREELGSADWQITPQGDGDLGDRMSRFFRTQLGTASRDTSTSRVILIGADCPLLGASDIANAAKQLESHDIVVGPAIDGGYYLIGLRGPWLDRFERLFQEMPWSSSDVFAITKQRAEETRLSLAVLPQNEDIDTIECLDRLRDHLNESRARNRSLAEFADRIDTILSQNPAS; from the coding sequence ATGCCACATCCCGCTTCCGAACTGACGTTGGGGATCATGGCGAAATACTGGACCCCAGGAAGCGTCAAGACACGGTTGGGGCAATCCATCGGCATGAAGGCAGCAGCCGAAATCCACCGCGAATTTGTGCTGCATTTGTGCAACCGGTTAGCCGCGGTGCGAGATCGCCGCGTCCTTTCGATCGCTCCCGACTCTGCCACGACGTGGGTTCGCGAGGAACTGGGATCCGCCGACTGGCAGATCACTCCTCAAGGCGACGGTGATCTGGGGGACCGAATGTCACGGTTCTTTCGAACCCAGCTGGGCACAGCGTCACGCGATACGTCTACTTCGCGTGTCATCTTGATTGGGGCCGATTGCCCCCTGCTTGGCGCGTCCGACATTGCCAACGCGGCAAAACAGCTCGAATCTCACGATATCGTCGTGGGCCCGGCGATCGATGGTGGCTACTACCTGATTGGGTTGCGAGGCCCTTGGTTGGACCGATTCGAGCGACTGTTTCAGGAGATGCCATGGAGTTCAAGTGACGTGTTTGCGATCACGAAACAACGCGCCGAGGAGACTCGATTATCGCTGGCGGTGCTTCCCCAAAATGAAGATATTGATACGATCGAGTGTCTCGACCGCTTACGCGATCATTTAAACGAATCCCGAGCACGAAACCGATCGCTTGCCGAATTTGCAGATCGGATCGACACCATTCTGAGCCAAAATCCAGCGTCATGA